From the genome of Saccopteryx bilineata isolate mSacBil1 chromosome 6, mSacBil1_pri_phased_curated, whole genome shotgun sequence, one region includes:
- the SRSF6 gene encoding serine/arginine-rich splicing factor 6, with translation MPRVYIGRLSYHVREKDIQRFFSGYGRLLEIDLKNGYGFVEFEDSRDADDAVYELNGKDLCGERVIVEHARGPRRDRDGYSYGSRSGGGGYSSRRTSGRDKYGPPVRTEFRLIVENLSSRCSWQDLKDFMRQAGEVTYADAHKERTNEGVIEFRSYSDMKRALDKLDGTEINGRNIRLIEDKARTSHRRSYSGSRSRSRSRRRSRSRSRRSSRSRSRSVSKSRSRSRSRSKGRSRSRSKGRKSRSKSKSKPKSDRGSRSHSRSRSKDEYEKSQSRSRSRSRSPKENGKGDIKSKSRSRSQSRSHSPLPAPPSKAHSVSPAPKRATRSRSRSHSKSRSRSRSSSRD, from the exons ATGCCGCGCGTCTACATAGGACGCCTTAGCTACCACGTCCGGGAGAAGGACATCCAGCGCTTTTTCAGTGGCTATGGCCGCCTCCTCGAAATAGACCTTAAAAATGG GTACGGCTTCGTGGAGTTCGAGGACTCCCGCGACGCCGACGACGCCGTTTACGAGCTGAACGGCAAGGATCTCTGCGGCGAGCGTGTGATCGTGGAGCACGCCCGGGGCCCGCGCCGCGATCGCGACGGCTACAGCTACGGAAGCCGCA gtggaggaggtggataCAGCAGTCGGAGAACTTCTGGCAGAGACAAATATGGACCACCTGTTCGTACAGAATTCAGGCTTATTGTAGAAAATCTTTCTAGTCGCTGCAGTTGGCAAGATTTAAAG gatttcatGAGACAGGCAGGTGAAGTTACTTATGCAGATGCTCACAAAGAACGCACAAACGAAGGAGTGATTGAGTTTCGCTCCTACTCGGACATGAAGCGTGCTTTAGATAAACTAGATGGAACAGAAATTAATGGCAGAAATATTAGGCTCATTGAAGATAAAGCACGAACAAGCCATAGGCGGTCTTATTCTGGAAGCAGATCAAG GTCACGGTCTAGAAGGAGATCACGAAGTAGGAGTCGCAGGAGCAGCCGCAGTCGATCACGAAGTGTCTCAAAAAGTCGCTCCAG ATCCAGGTCTCGAAGCAAAGGTCGATCACGATCTCGGTCAAAAGGCAGGAAATCTAGGTCAAAGAGCAAATCGAAGCCCAAGTCTGATCGCGGCTCCCGTTCACACTCTCGAAGCAGGTCAAAGGATGAGTATGAGAAATCTCAAAGCAGGTCTCGTTCTCGGTCTCGCTCCcccaaagaaaatggaaaaggtgACATAAAGTCAAAATCTAGATCGAGGAGCCAGTCTCGTTCTCATTCTCCCCTACCTGCTCCACCCTCAAAGGCCCATTCTGTGTCCCCTGCACCAAAAAGAGCTACAAGATCCCGCTCTAGGTCCCATTCAAAGTCAAGGTCACGGTCCAGATCGAGTTCCAGAGATTAA